The following are encoded together in the Nocardioides thalensis genome:
- a CDS encoding LCP family protein, translating into MSDAGSKGPDGDQPGFDWLYGKKGQAGQGDRPAPPPPPPPAPRPPADDHPERTRLMPTQPQGGEPPYQQRPTTRPTPPQVAPAPGAPPPSRGRSGRSGWARPGRWIKIVLALLLLWVVYLVAVPLWTWSKVDKIAFEPEGDRPDDQPGTTYLMVGSDSRAGLSEEERKKYATGNSESSLADTIMILHTGSGPSVLISFPRDWTIDGSKINGFYDPGDPTALVKTLEQQTGIRIDEYMEIGLGGVAGVVDAVGGVEICPKEDITDPKAGLKVKKGCQEADGEVALAYARTRATTLGDLDRVGRQREVVAAIGDKVLSPWSVLNPFRYWNLNGAIPDFFAFGEGTGPIDGSRWALAMSRVGGSGMTCTMPVTDGSATEMDRERADPLWDAIIEDRTDDITKAQCTVAGLPR; encoded by the coding sequence ATGTCCGACGCAGGCAGCAAGGGTCCCGACGGTGACCAGCCCGGCTTCGACTGGCTCTACGGCAAGAAGGGCCAGGCGGGCCAGGGCGACCGACCCGCGCCGCCTCCGCCCCCGCCGCCGGCCCCCCGGCCGCCGGCCGACGACCACCCCGAGCGGACGCGGCTGATGCCGACCCAGCCGCAGGGCGGCGAGCCGCCGTACCAGCAGCGCCCGACCACACGGCCGACCCCGCCGCAGGTCGCGCCCGCCCCCGGCGCGCCGCCGCCGTCGCGCGGTCGCTCGGGCCGCAGCGGCTGGGCGCGCCCCGGCCGGTGGATCAAGATCGTGCTCGCGCTCCTCCTGCTGTGGGTCGTCTACCTCGTCGCCGTCCCGCTCTGGACCTGGAGCAAGGTCGACAAGATCGCGTTCGAACCCGAGGGCGACCGCCCCGACGACCAGCCCGGCACGACGTACCTCATGGTCGGCAGCGACTCCCGCGCGGGCCTCAGCGAGGAGGAGCGCAAGAAGTACGCGACCGGGAACTCCGAGAGCTCATTGGCCGACACGATCATGATCCTGCACACCGGGTCGGGCCCGAGCGTGCTGATCTCGTTCCCGCGCGATTGGACGATCGACGGCAGCAAGATCAACGGGTTCTACGACCCGGGCGACCCGACGGCGCTGGTCAAGACGCTGGAGCAGCAGACCGGCATCCGGATCGACGAGTACATGGAGATCGGGCTCGGCGGCGTCGCCGGCGTCGTGGACGCGGTCGGCGGCGTGGAGATCTGTCCCAAGGAGGACATCACGGACCCGAAGGCCGGCCTGAAGGTCAAGAAGGGCTGCCAGGAGGCCGACGGCGAGGTCGCGCTGGCCTACGCCCGGACCCGCGCGACCACCCTCGGCGACCTCGACCGCGTCGGCCGGCAACGCGAGGTCGTCGCCGCGATCGGCGACAAGGTGCTCTCGCCGTGGTCGGTGCTCAACCCGTTCCGCTACTGGAACCTCAACGGCGCGATCCCCGACTTCTTCGCGTTCGGCGAGGGCACCGGCCCGATCGACGGCTCCCGGTGGGCGCTCGCGATGAGCCGCGTCGGCGGCAGCGGCATGACCTGCACGATGCCCGTCACCGACGGCTCCGCCACCGAGATGGACCGCGAGCGCGCCGACCCGCTGTGGGACGCGATCATCGAGGACCGCACCGACGACATCACCAAGGCCCAGTGCACCGTCGCGGGCCTGCCGCGCTGA
- a CDS encoding DUF1059 domain-containing protein: MPSLRCPCDVTLRGDTDDELVEKVQEHLALEHPGREYSREEILFMAM; encoded by the coding sequence ATGCCGTCCCTTCGCTGCCCCTGTGACGTCACCCTGCGTGGCGACACCGACGACGAGCTCGTCGAGAAGGTGCAGGAGCACCTCGCCCTCGAGCACCCCGGTCGCGAGTATTCCCGCGAGGAAATCCTCTTCATGGCTATGTGA
- a CDS encoding LPXTG cell wall anchor domain-containing protein, giving the protein MRKLFLMVSVAMAALFVTSSATADPYGPIPKPLCIIKIIKAEPGERVIVQIGARLNAKNQPAGTLTVHLRTNINASAGTTNAADVVWTKTVHTNGRMIRLVGPVVPEGTHKFTSTFVPDDATECRQCQAEQVFTVSDDDGGGDGDDDGDNGLLPDTGGPAVLWLLAGLVLVAAGAGIVVYSRRRAEVPAH; this is encoded by the coding sequence ATGCGCAAGCTGTTCCTCATGGTCTCGGTGGCCATGGCGGCTCTCTTTGTCACGTCCTCAGCGACGGCGGACCCCTACGGTCCGATTCCCAAGCCGTTGTGCATCATCAAGATCATCAAGGCCGAGCCCGGAGAGCGCGTGATCGTCCAGATCGGCGCCCGTCTCAACGCCAAGAACCAGCCTGCCGGCACCCTGACGGTCCACCTGCGCACGAACATCAACGCCAGCGCGGGGACGACCAACGCGGCCGACGTGGTCTGGACCAAGACGGTCCACACCAACGGCCGGATGATCAGGCTCGTCGGCCCCGTGGTCCCCGAGGGCACGCACAAGTTCACCAGCACCTTCGTGCCGGACGACGCGACCGAGTGCCGCCAGTGCCAGGCCGAGCAGGTCTTCACCGTCTCCGACGATGACGGTGGGGGCGACGGCGACGACGACGGTGACAACGGGCTGCTGCCCGACACCGGTGGTCCGGCCGTCCTCTGGCTGCTCGCCGGCCTCGTCCTGGTGGCCGCCGGCGCCGGTATCGTGGTCTACTCCCGTCGCCGGGCAGAGGTCCCGGCGCACTGA
- a CDS encoding class E sortase gives MTTTEEPQRVRRERVKVKKRDRNKAVTALGLALIVAGVAVLGWVAWQFWGTNWLSERKQQEVVGSLEAGWAEGSDAVRTDFGRATAILHIPRFGDDYAVPVLEGSSDEVLAAGVGHMEDTADAGQVGNYVLAGHRVTHGEPFAELPQLEPGDEVIVETRTATYTYVLDTGGTDLIVPFTEDWVLDPRPVNPDSGTQPPADAGKHLITLLTCSEIFHTDNRSVVFGHLVETNPTD, from the coding sequence ATGACCACGACCGAGGAGCCGCAGCGCGTACGACGCGAGCGGGTCAAGGTGAAGAAGCGCGACCGCAACAAGGCCGTGACCGCCCTCGGCCTCGCGCTCATCGTCGCCGGCGTCGCGGTGCTCGGCTGGGTGGCCTGGCAGTTCTGGGGCACGAACTGGCTGTCGGAGCGCAAGCAGCAGGAGGTCGTCGGCTCCCTGGAGGCCGGCTGGGCCGAGGGCAGCGACGCGGTCCGCACCGACTTCGGGCGCGCCACGGCGATCCTGCACATCCCGCGGTTCGGCGACGACTACGCCGTGCCCGTGCTCGAGGGGTCCTCCGACGAGGTCCTCGCGGCCGGGGTGGGCCACATGGAGGACACCGCCGACGCAGGACAGGTCGGCAACTACGTGCTCGCCGGGCACCGGGTGACCCACGGCGAGCCGTTCGCCGAGCTGCCCCAGCTCGAGCCGGGCGACGAGGTGATCGTCGAGACCCGCACGGCGACGTACACCTACGTGCTCGACACCGGTGGCACCGACCTGATCGTCCCCTTCACCGAGGACTGGGTGCTGGACCCGCGCCCGGTCAACCCCGACAGCGGCACCCAGCCGCCCGCCGACGCGGGCAAGCACCTGATCACGCTGCTGACCTGCTCGGAGATCTTCCACACCGACAACCGCTCTGTGGTGTTCGGTCACCTGGTCGAGACCAACCCCACGGACTGA